Part of the Venturia canescens isolate UGA chromosome 2, ASM1945775v1, whole genome shotgun sequence genome is shown below.
TAGAAATCCAGTTTGTATTTGATGGTAGTCAAGACCCCGCTTGCTCGTCACTCTGACAGTTAATGTAGGATCGTTTCGTTTCGGTGATTAAAATCAATACCATTTACgagattcaaacaaatatcTCAGTCTATTTCGTTTGTGGTTTACTGTGAttggaaaacaatttttcctcCAGCTGACCAAAAAGGGTAGTAAAACTCAGCTGAAGCTCAATTGCTGTTCGAAATCGTCTTTGATGCACGTTTCGCTGAAGCAATGCATTACGATGGACTGAGCTGAGTACACACTAGAAATTTTATGTATGTCAGCGTGTCATATAGGTTGAATTTTTAACTCCTTATTTGGAAACGTTCAAAGGATCAATAGGTACTGCTTGAAGAAACGCTCGTACAGATTAACGAATGCAAGAGTTCGTGTCGGACGTAAGACGAGAGGACATTTTTATGGGCGGAAAACTGGGTTGAGGGAGAATAAAGTTTGGTTCAAAGAAAAGAAGCAAACGTCCGAAAAAAGCACGACAATGTAGGTCATTGTTTGTGAAAATGTTACCCAAACTTCTCGATACTTGATTCGGGGGTTGATTCAACTGATTTGTCGAAAATTAGTAGGTTGCGATGGTAATTAGATACGATGAAGCCTGGCTGGAGTTTCCTTCCTCCAAAGGACCTCGGTGAATGGtttatatttgatttttttatcgtctcaGAAGATCGAACTACTTTCTTTTCGCTCTACTGACTGACCGGCCTAGTTATAATCACCGAGACCTGGTGCTATGCCGCTTTGCTCGATTGCTTACTCGCTTGTGCTTACACCTTAGTAGAACAGCCCCTTGGCCTTGGCCCTCCTCCACGCAACTCCACGTTTCTACAATCTACCTCCTTACAACCTTCTTACCACGTCAGCTCAAGCCTCCAACAGTCAACTTGACTCAACACGGATTTGGTCATTAACTGTATAGTTTTGACACACAACTTTCCTTCCACGACTCCCACGTTTTCCCCCCTCTTCCTCGAGGGATGATTCATCTTCGGATTAAATCTATCGCGCCCCGTAAAAGATTTTCAGAACGCAAGAGttaaatggaatttttaattCCTTCAGGAGAATGTTATCCAAACTCGATCAGAGAAAATCTGTCAGGTCAATCGAAACTTGACCTTCCTTTCTTTGCTTATCAGGAAACCGTTCATTTTTGGGTATTCATGGAGCAAGATTTTGCGTTAAAAGCTTTTATGCAACGCATAAAGCGTTGTAGGGcgttaaaatattttccaataaagCAGATGCTCtctcaataaaatttcatggTTTTGTGAGTGATAAGCGGTGGGTTGTGCATGAATGTGTTAAAAGAACTAATGAACGATGTAAACAGACGGTGTTTCATGATCTTACGTTGTTTCGAGCTCCTACATCGGCCCCAAGATCAATCATGCGATCCAGAAACGCTGTTCTGTTATCTTTGACAGCGTACATCAAGGGCGACATTCCGGTGgtctgaaaaaatgttcaaatgaCGTTTGAAATGGTATTTTGAGTTTTTCGATAGTGAGAACTCGAGAAATAAGAGGACGATGGAGACCAACCGGATCCATGACACCAGCCAGAGGCGTCGTGAACCCATCTTCGCCCGCGCTTTGCACACTTTTTTCCAAAGTTTTGAGCAGCGCATCGCAAGGGGCCCATTCGCCACGACTCGCCAGACCGAGGAGCCTTTGGGCCCCTTCTCTGGCGGTTGCTCCTGCCGATCCTGGCTTACTTCCGGGTTGTGAAGGTTCGACACTCGCAGCTCCATTGCTCCCTCCCGTTGACCCTGATCCTCCATCGTCTTTTCCCCCCGCAGGACTTTCCTCTTTACTCGACGAAGTTTTTTTGTCGTCTTTGACGCCCGTGGGCTTTTTATTGTTGCCACTCATGTTATATCAAACTTTATACCCTCGAAACTTCTTTGACGAAATCCTTTCATCTCGCCGAGTTAATCTTGTGCAGAGCTCGTTTTCTtagaattttctcatttttttcattcagtttATTCCTGCGAGCGAttccgatttttcttcttgtagAATGTATTCTTTGGTGCGACGGTTCAAACTATCAGTTTTCATTCGACTACGTTGTGCACATGTCCAAAAACTTTAGATACAAACGGTagataaaaaattgtcaaaaaacaTCTCCTGATTCCTCGTGACTTTTATCCAAAAAGATTCTCTCATAGAAATCATGTAAAAACTTTTCCCtggtccatttttttatttacgagtTATAAACATGCGTTACGACGAGTCCAACATAGAATCGTCGAGTCGTTCCCTCGCGTTACGATGGCTTGAAATTGCACGAAATTTTAGAGTTCAACGATTCCCGTCCAGATtcatgttcgaaaaaaatctttcacgATTGCACTATTCCGGCCAAAAAACAAAAGGCACTCGGCAAAAAGGAGTTTAAACATGCCGCACTTTTCACGCTGTTTATTCAACGTTCGAATAACTCGAGAATGCGATTGTCAATTGAGATACGGGCAAAGGTATCACTACCGGGGATACGAAAAATGTGTAAAGCTCCCTTAAcgtaaagttgaaaattctgtTATTCAGATCGTTGCAAAAAATAACCGGGTGAAAAAAGGGACGGAAAAGTCTCTTTTAAGGGGGCttgattttaatttcttcAGGCTGGTGTACGTCTCGCGGTAATCCTCGCGATTCTGAAGACGGTTCGAAGGATATGAAGCGTAGAAGGGTGGCTTTTAGGACTTTCGTTTGTAGCACGAGGATCGACCAATAGAAACGCTGCTATCGTGGTTCGTTAAGCTCGTATTTACATGCATACTACCCAGGTAcaaaatacacacacacacacacacacacacacacacagatgTAGCCTCAAAGTCGTATCGAGATTCGTTGGTGTTGGTGAACGTGCATCTGTGATCgttagagaaagagaaaaagggaagGGGCCCTCTGTGGGGACTGCGCAGTCTGGATTCTATACATGTTGCCCGTCTAAGAACTTAAGAAATGGGAGTTGAACGGGAGGTTTTTCGCCGGAGGTTCCCCGCTACCAACGGCGGCCACGCCGACACGCGACTTCCGCTTGAGTCTAGATGCAAGCACGCCATTGCTTGGGATAAGCCAGAACAAGAGAGGGCTTTGCCTACATGTAAATCTATACTCAAATGttattatatatttacatATGGGCCTCTCCGTGTCATTTGATCGACATTCGTACCACAAATTTCATGCATTTACTCGCGATTTCTTTCAAATCGTTAATATTTTGACAGTCAGTAAAAAGCCTTTTTAGATTAAGGTTTATCCAGGCTCAATTTACGAAGAAACTGAGTCATATCGCCATCCTTAAATCTACACTTCGATCCACCGTTTTAAGTAGCATTTTCCGTTTCGAACTGTGGCACGAGgtcgaaatattgaatttattgttctATATATAATCGATTAAAATTCGTCATTTACGCAGTAGTTGCTTCACAtacaaaaaatgtggaaaaatttgtataatttttatttggttTTTCACTCGTATTCGTTTTGGGCTTCGATTTACATGGGATTTTGCGCTTTCGAAAATTACTCGAAAGCATCTGTGTGGACGGAtcgaaatgtcgaaaatacgAGACTTTTTAAACGTCATGGGGGCATAcagaaatttgaagaaatttcaGATTATCCAAATATGTCAATTTGACGTGAAATAACTTATGCATTAACTAAATCAAGGTTTTCTTCTTCAACCAACTGGTTGACGAAATCTCCTCGTCTCACTTTTTCACTTGCAACTACAAAGCTTGCCTTCAGATCGACGAAGCTTCGAGACTTTTACTCAGTCAAGTTCACGTTATCTCGTTCAACTTGTTCAAGGTTTATAGACTCTATTTTATCTGAATTATGAAAACATTCGAACTTTTGATAGGAGACTCAAAAAGTttgtggaatttttaaaaaatcgagatcACATAACAGTTCCCGATTCCAGCATTgcttcatttctttattttccctTATACCATTGAATCGTGCAAGAGATTATCCATCAGTGGGATTGATGATTGAGCAATGCTCCAATGCTAGGCGATATCTAGGTGCAGTTTATTTACAAGTTGGTTAGACAAGTTTGTCAAGGCGAACTGCCTGCGAGAAAGAAGGTCAGCGAGTCATTTTTTATGATCGGACGCTCGTGTAATCTAACACGAACAACTATGGACGTGAGAACTGCGATACACGTGCCTCTGAGGATCTCACAGCTTCATTGAAGTGTACTTGAAATAgatcgaagaatttttattaatcggGGATTAATAAAAAGATTATTAGTTACATACAAGGAAGGAGCAGGATAAAAAttctgattttttgaaaaattgtaggtTTTTGTTGGCTTACTTCCCTCAAAAAATATCCAAAAGTTTTGTTTCCTTCggatttttaacgttttttttatcgattggaGGAAAATACTGGTTCTTTGCTTTCCCATTTTGCCTCGCTCACGCACAGAGGTTTTATACGCATCATCGTCCACAATATACATGTATTTATAATTACCGATATATTTAAGTAGGTTTATCAGACTACGTAACATGTGTGCTGCGATTTCAACGACAATAAATTCCCTGTTTAGTCTCTCTCGGTGTTTTAAACAGAATAGTTCACTGTTCCTCGTGCATGGTCGGTCGCATTGCAGTAGATACAGAAATCGTGTCTTAATAGGGTCCGTAACTACAAGTCAACGACGTCGTACCTGTGTTGACCACCTTATAAATCACCGGAGAATCCAGGCGCTGTTTCACTTTGTGATTCATTCGGCAAACCTACTGTGATGACGTTGACGAACGACGATCCTTAAAGTAAGAAAATTTTTGTCAGGGATGCGCGATCGAAgtcactttattttttaatggacTTATAGACCTtccaaattcaaaaaaaaaatatttttccatgttACCGTTAAAGATATTCTGTTATGCCCATGGCACAGTAGAAAAAGTCAACTTCGGATTCAGGGCTTTCCCTGATGGAAGTCTTGGCTACAGTTGCAGATCCTGCCCTACATTTTCCAGCTCCTGGAACTTTAACAAAGTCAAATTCTTAATTATTCTCTGTGTCGATTTTTTTAGTGCAACTCTCAATGACCGAATGCTGCTTTCCAATCAGAATCAGCAAAATCTTCACAGTTATACGCCCCATGATTGTGTGAGCTGTAAAACATAAGTAGGAGGTCCATTCGGGAGTGATCAATCTCATAATTTTAGAGAcgactgaaaacatttgatTAAATAACTGGATTGCTTttaagaaatgatttttttaaatccatttTTCCCGGACGATatgcttttgaattttctaattattattcaaaactATTCAGAAAACTGTTTCCCTTTACAAAGTAtaataaaatagaataaaCTCTGTTgaagggataaaaaaaatgattccttACAATATATATTTGCTTAGCCCTGATCTTTTTTGCTCTATCTCGTAATGCTACATATCGGCTTGTTTGGGTTTAACGAAAAGAAAACACATTGAGCTCATCAGACTGTAAAGATAACGTTGCCATgtattacaaaaataattttgtaaaTCTGAATGCATTACGTCATTTAAAATCGTacactgttaaaaaaaaattctttttccaagtaattcaaattatttgaggGAAATTCATTGGCtactaaaatattttcatttgggttggataaaaaaatattttacgtccaataaatcatttttttggcagTTATTGATTAGTCGTTATAATAAAGGTTCTTGAAACTAAATACCgttatttaaattaaatacagaattgctgccaatagcaaataatatattttcgtggtaaataaataatatttttggtgacaatattttattttgatgggatacatggaaattactcatgaaaaatatgcaatatttttcattggaaaCACGCAACGTACTTGAAACAAGTAATTGACTTTTATTCCAGCAATCGCATTACTCTtcggtataaaaataaaaaactttaatcgaaaaaatttgtattccaggaagaagaaagaaattactttctaaattaagattgtacatttttttcatttcgaacaaaacatACTTTGGctgcaaaaattcgaaagctctgtcgaaatttttatttagtcaGCCGAATTAAATTGACGCATTGTTTGTAGTGAACGTGCAATCTCGTCTATTAACGgtccattatttttaagaaatttatatttgttttcataaaaatattaaatttatgtcaaaaacatatttacatggaaacaataatgaattaCTAGATAATATACAagtaattcatttatttgcattaaaaaaaagttacttgtttgaaaaaaatttttttaacagtgCAGTAGTCGATAAGATTACCCGCGGTTCGCTCtttcgttgaaatatttatcgttgTCTCTCACTCTTATCGTGTCCGGTGTATGCTCAGAATTGAATAGTTAATTTCGTTAGTATGTTAGCGTCATtcagtatttttcattccagtCAGACGTTCGAGGCCCGTGCACAATAATTTTTAGTGTCGAATTCGTGTTTGCAGCAACAAATTCCTCAGTTTTCTCACTACAAAAACTTTCGATAGAAATGTTAGGCTCGTCACGCCGCTGTGGACTTTGGTCGCAACACGTTTTTCGAAAGCTCAATTATCACGAATCATCGAGAGGTTTATCAGTTTGGAGTCAGCGTAAGTTAGTGAATAGATGTATTGAGAAAAACCACATGTTGCGATGTTGACTATTTTAGTTCATCAACTTCAATATGTAATTGAAATACCGTAGAGTGCTTGTTTCATTAATTTAAGGAGGATTGTCGAATTTGGGAGTGTTGTCCGCCGTTAACGAGTGTCGCAACCGCGGCGTAACGAAACGATGGAGTAGCTCGGAAACGCCGAAAATTCCGTCGTATTTTCATCACAAAGTTGAAACTCGATTTCTGGAATGGACCACGGGAAAATTGTTGGAAAGCGCTGCAGAACAATGGCCAAATCGCGAGTGTTTCGTCAGTTCTCATCAGGGCGTGCGAATGACGTACACGGAAGTCCTTCGCAGAGTGGACAAACTGGCTGCTGGTTTGGTGAAGTTGGGCCTGAAGCGTGGCGATCGAATCGCTGTATGGGGACCCAACGACGTCGAGTGGTTCATCTCGTTCATGGCGATCGCGCGTGCCGGCCTCATTATGGTGGGAGTAAATCCCGCCTATGTGCAGAACGAGATAaattattgtttgaaaaaagtggATGCCCGAGCTGTCATCAGTCCGAGGTCgttcaaaactcaaaattatgCGGAAATGTTGATAAAGGCGAAGGAAAGCTGCCCGAACTTGGAACACATCGTTATCTACTCCGAGGATCACGCCGTGTgagtaaataattttattgtttttcttttctctaaaGTTATCCATGATTTTACGAGCTCGGACGTTTTGTGAAAGAGGACCGGAGCGTTGCTCGTAATGTCACCCTCATTATTCGATCTGTGCTCGCCCTGTGCTTTGCTGATTCATGAATATCGCGTGTGCCACCCACAACTTCGTTCCGTATAGCTAGCTCTCGAGAGGCTTTCTTCCTCTACGCGAAACGAGTCGAGCACGAGTCGTGACAATGGTGTCAAACCATTTCCGAAGGCCACGCGGTCACACGGTTTTACTACGAAAAATCCCACCTCGCGGACTTTCTTCTCTATTCGATTTAAGAATCAAATTTCCCATGACaattcactgacaatttatCAGCGATACTCGCGACAAtcaaaaagtgtttttatATTTGACAAAAGACTCGGAGCAACTCCGATCCCAGAACAGTTTCAGCTTGAATTCTAAAACAGTTTGGATATTCACAAAAAGTAAATGTCTGACCTATTTTTCCCGGAAGTCAACAATTATATCACGGCTTTCTATCACTTAGAGGTTCTTTCTTGTCGCTTCGAGGCATTTACTGATAAACTTTATCACTCGATTCAGCCACATAAATAGTTTTGCAGCtttgcattatttttcattaacccTGAAAGATCGTTGAAATAATATGAACGCAAGAATATAATATGTACGCAAAATTTCAAGTCTCGAGATTCATCTTTCAGAGAGGACGAAAACAGGAAAAAGTTCAGGTGATTTGAATTGTGCCAGTTCGGtatatatttcgtgatatTGATTCTCGTTCTCATGATGCACGAGTATTATTATTTTGCATACTCTGAAATTCAATGCTctagttattttattttcgaagcaTTCGATCACCGACGTTACGACGAaggaagaaatagaaaaattgtgttttaaACCTTATGACATCGCGGAAGAGACTTTATAGCAAATCGTTGTCAAACTTCGGTAAGTCCCTTTAACCTTTCTGCTGAAATGGCTCAGAAGGATGTGACGAATGTCAATTCAATGTTTGATTAACAATTCTGCAATTTCCAGCGAACTTCGTTACTTTGAAAAATGCGTGATGTCTAATCAAAAATTGACTTGAACCAAttcattttctaatttttagtCGAATAAACTTTTGGCCAAATTATAAGAAATTGGTGTTATCGCggtacaattttttctgatagtgttaataaatttatattaattCTGTCAACATGTTTTCgtatttattcgtattttttggtaGAACAATTGCCAGAATAAGATGACCAAATATTCTGTCGGATTATTCACAGTATTGTGTGTTTTCCGTGTTTAAATATCGATCTTCGCTCCGAGGGTTGTAGGCGCGTCCCGAACTTCCGATTGAACTGATTGATTGCTCTGCGCCATTTAATGGGATTCTCCAGGTGCAATTAGGTTAATGGTTAAGCGAAAGTTTCCTTTCTCACGCGGTTACGTTTTGCTGCGTTTCTACTGAAACGTTGTAACTGAAACATGGGAAAAGTAATCGATAAAAGTATTAAGCTCTTACTTTTTCTTTACAGCAGTGGCACTCGTCGCTTCGTCGATGTCGAATCGCTCGCGAACAATGGAGAGGTGCAAGCCATTGCTGCGACGCAGGATGAGATATCGCCTCATGACGGATGCAACATCCAATTCACTTCTGGAACTACCGGAAATCCAAAAGCTACTCTTCTCTGTCACAGGGCTTTCGTTAACAATAGCAAACAGGTGAGATcggatttattattattttcgattcCCGCGAATCAGTCGAAGTAAATCAAACAATCGGCCACAATTCGGTGATTTTATTTCGTATTTGTACCGAACTTTATTGATACAAGACtgcgaaaaatcattcgattttattctataaaaaaaatcaaagtaaaAGTGAAGCAAACGCAAGTTCGATGCTTGTGgacaattaaatatttttcattgagttgggcgatgagaaaaaatcttcgaaagtattgctcgaaataaaatttaatgacTAAAATCTATTTCCAAAGGGTGCTGCCAGATTAGGCCTGATGAACGAGCATaacaaaatttgtttgaaCGTCCCATTCTTCCACGCGTTCGGTATGGCGATGGGACAATTCTGTGCTCTTCAATCCGGAGCGACGATTGTCCTCGAATCTGCATCGTTCAATCCGAAAAATTCCATCGAAACGATTATGAGAGAAAAATGCAGCGTGTGTTACGGAACCCCAACGATGTGGGTacgaaactcgaaaaaattgcttcCTAATATGCTTGAACGAATTCTCCAAAAATCGCCAACGAATAATCATTGCAGATTCATTTATTGGACGCTCGTGAGAGACTCCAGGCACCGGTTGACACTCTTCGATACGGTGTTACCGGTGGATCTATTATTTCAGCTTCACTCGTTCGAAGAATTCGAGAAGAACTTGGCTGCAGTGGACTTGGAGTAAGGAATTTATAACCAAATGACATCGGAAAGATTCTGAAAATCTATTTCAAACCGCACTTTGCAAAATTTTAGTTATTTTGcacaatcaaatttttcatcatatttgaatgaacgttttttcaatccatTAATTTTCTAATCCTTTTTGTAAAGTTAGTTTCGTATCGCTTTCTGATAGTTCAACTTTTCGAACTAATTACGAGTATGTTAATCGAAGGAATTAACATTTGACCGACGGACAGACGTGACCGGCTTCTTCGTGAGTTCTTTATGTTCCACGAGGAATATAGGTGAACCCTCGAACGCCGAGAGAGGTCGATGACTCGGAGGGCCATTCATCCCCTATCTATGCACATATCTTTTAAGAGAACGGAGGGGATTCATGTGCATACTCACTATGCACATGCAAATACGTACACATTCTCGCGAACACACATTTTGCGGACTCTCTTTCGGTtcttcgctctctttctcttcgaatagagaaatttcatttcgctCAGAACTTTGCTTCTTTCTTCGATTCACTTGTAAACGATCCTTttgtgttttcattttttcgcttttttctaCGGGTTTTTGTATCGATCCTCTTTAtctttcgtcatttttccgaGGGCTGCGTTTactgaatttatttattctattgaaaaaaaaagaaaaacaaatagtTGCTATCTGAAGATCTTACTTCATTTAATAGAAGTTTATAATCTCGggaaattttgtttaattgtCAGAACTACCAACGAATGTATTTCTCATAAATTGGAAAGGGCCGAgttaataggaaaaaaattcatgttccCCCGAAGACTATCATCGAATAAATTCTCATGGCATGGCAcaagaaaaatgtgttttatATTTTAGCATATTTATGGACTGACGGAAACAACAGCAATCGCGTTCCAATCGCTGCCCAATGAAAGTCCCGAGCTCACTGAAAACACAGTTGGACATTTGTCCGATCACTTGGAAGCTATGGTGATTATATggaattcaataaataaaatactccaactaaaaaaatgtgagtaTGAGTcgaagaaataatattttccatcgattcgtgTCAAAGGTCGTCGATGATACTGGTTCTCCAGTTCCCATGGGTTCGATGGGAGAACTTTGGCTCAGAGGATATTCAATGATGATGAAATATTGGGACGACGACGTGAGTACGAAAAAAGTATTGACTGACGATGGTTGGCTCAAAACTGGCGATCAATTTGTCTTACGACCTGACGGATATGGCCGCATTGTTGGGAGATATAAAGACATGATAATCCGAGGGGGAGAAAACATATTTCCAAAGGtatgaaaagaataataaCTTTGAAGTTAGTTCGATTGTTCGGCTCTTTTTGGATCCAGACAAAAGTCGTTTCTTTATAATtgtgtggagaaaaatgaagactGCCGTTGAATATTGTGATTTACGTTCATGGCAGTTTTTAttttgcaacaaaaattctccattttttctccagGAAATCGAACATTATTTAGAAAGTCATCCCGATGTACAAGAGGCCCATACTTTCGCTGTCCATGACGACATTTACGGTGATGAAATTTGCGCGTGCGTtcgattgaaagaaaattcaaaactgACGAAGAACGAGCTCCGAGCTTACGGCAAAGGCAGAGTTGCTCATTTCAAGATTCCTCGGTACATCGAATTCGTGGATGACTTCCCGCGAACGACGAGCggcaaaatacaaaaattcaaaataaaagaagaactTGAAAAACGTGGAGTTGTACCAACGAGACCAATGACAAGCTAACGAATCCAACACCACTTGATTAAtgttattcataaaaattatttcatcacCCGCCTAGAAAATTTCCTAGGTACCTCCTTAGGGTATTGTCAGGCTGCCATGCTGCCTTGGTAAGGCGCTTGTAAGGCCACCTGATGACACCCTGTTCCAAAATGTTACGCCCTAAAACAAATGGCCATGACCAGGTTGTTTGGTCAGGCCCGAATAGGGCGCCCTGGCCCGGGTCGGATCACGCTCGTTTACAGACCCTGATTAGGTTATCTGACCGGGCGGTGATCAGGGTTTTCGACTAGGCTACTGTCAGATTGTCCCTACATGAAAATCTCGTGCAAATATACTTCTAGAAGAcatcattattttataaatatttattaaatcaatcatgtaaattataaatctttttttaaatatttttacatgtgtaacatataaattaataattatgttttataaacataaattatgttttttaaattgtcaagttTGAGGAACATGTGGATACAGAGTCTAATTTTATATTCTTAAAAATACGCGTTTATTGGGAATTTTTTTGGCGTATAGCCCGATTTCCATCCCAATCCTTGGCATTGTTGATGACTCTGCCAACAGCTTGCTCAAAATCTTTGACGCTTACGGATTTCTTCTCGTCGCTGGCGAATTTTGCGATAACAACATCTGAAAACAGCAAATATCAATTAAATTCtcgatattttaattttcgttAAGATAGTGAAAATTGTATCCACGTCCaattattatttgaataaatactgaatatttgaataaatatattagtaaatataaaatatttgaataaataccTTGAACGCACGAGAAGAATTTAGTTTTGGAAAGGACTTGCTTTCTTCCCGTATTCTTCACTGCGGTGAATTGTACAACAATGTCTCGagagatgaattttttgaaaatatcccGTACGGTCTGTTGCATTGGCACGGAAATACTAGCAATCCGCCACATGCTTGCAATCTGaaacataaataaatttaaatatgataataaatgaacataaaaataaaataaaaaattttcccacTGAAAATTGAGTTCGAAAAATCTGTGGAGAAGTAGTTTTTATAGTGAGTTGAATATAAACGCAAACTCACAATgtcattacgaaatttttcatcggcgAGTAGTTTAGCCTCGAAGTCCATAAAGTCTTGCATATTTTTTAATGGCAGAATTAAATTATGTTTTTTGGTTGGACTGCTGAAGTTTGGAAGCTCGGACATCTTGTTGGCTACAGTTTCTGTACACATAATTTTCAGTTCTTCTAGTTGAGTCGATATTTGCGCCAAATGAAGGCTTTGTGCATAGAAACCTTTAGTCACGGCTGCTTTGATATCTGAAACatataaaatcataaatttatgGAATTGACTTGAAACATCGAATGAGCATTATATTTCCCAttacaaaatcaaattttatttttaaaaaatactgaCCTTCCAATGAAGCACCATCTTTCATTACTGATACCATGTCGTCGAATAGCATAAGAGGTGGTGTACTCTCCTGTCGTGTTTGAGTCTTTGTAAAAGACTCGGGGATGATTTTGTTTTGCACCACTAGAAATTAGAAATTCCATTTGTTAGAAACG
Proteins encoded:
- the Acsf2 gene encoding medium-chain acyl-CoA ligase ACSF2, mitochondrial isoform X5, coding for MLGSSRRCGLWSQHVFRKLNYHESSRGLSVWSQRLSNLGVLSAVNECRNRGVTKRWSSSETPKIPSYFHHKVETRFLEWTTGKLLESAAEQWPNRECFVSSHQGVRMTYTEVLRRVDKLAAGLVKLGLKRGDRIAVWGPNDVEWFISFMAIARAGLIMVGVNPAYVQNEINYCLKKVDARAVISPRSFKTQNYAEMLIKAKESCPNLEHIVIYSEDHAVSGTRRFVDVESLANNGEVQAIAATQDEISPHDGCNIQFTSGTTGNPKATLLCHRAFVNNSKQGAARLGLMNEHNKICLNVPFFHAFGMAMGQFCALQSGATIVLESASFNPKNSIETIMREKCSVCYGTPTMWIHLLDARERLQAPVDTLRYGVTGGSIISASLVRRIREELGCSGLGHIYGLTETTAIAFQSLPNESPELTENTVGHLSDHLEAMVVDDTGSPVPMGSMGELWLRGYSMMMKYWDDDVSTKKVLTDDGWLKTGDQFVLRPDGYGRIVGRYKDMIIRGGENIFPKEIEHYLESHPDVQEAHTFAVHDDIYGDEICACVRLKENSKLTKNELRAYGKGRVAHFKIPRYIEFVDDFPRTTSGKIQKFKIKEELEKRGVVPTRPMTS
- the Acsf2 gene encoding medium-chain acyl-CoA ligase ACSF2, mitochondrial isoform X4 encodes the protein MLGSSRRCGLWSQHVFRKLNYHESSRGLSVWSQRGLSNLGVLSAVNECRNRGVTKRWSSSETPKIPSYFHHKVETRFLEWTTGKLLESAAEQWPNRECFVSSHQGVRMTYTEVLRRVDKLAAGLVKLGLKRGDRIAVWGPNDVEWFISFMAIARAGLIMVGVNPAYVQNEINYCLKKVDARAVISPRSFKTQNYAEMLIKAKESCPNLEHIVIYSEDHAVSGTRRFVDVESLANNGEVQAIAATQDEISPHDGCNIQFTSGTTGNPKATLLCHRAFVNNSKQGAARLGLMNEHNKICLNVPFFHAFGMAMGQFCALQSGATIVLESASFNPKNSIETIMREKCSVCYGTPTMWIHLLDARERLQAPVDTLRYGVTGGSIISASLVRRIREELGCSGLGHIYGLTETTAIAFQSLPNESPELTENTVGHLSDHLEAMVVDDTGSPVPMGSMGELWLRGYSMMMKYWDDDVSTKKVLTDDGWLKTGDQFVLRPDGYGRIVGRYKDMIIRGGENIFPKEIEHYLESHPDVQEAHTFAVHDDIYGDEICACVRLKENSKLTKNELRAYGKGRVAHFKIPRYIEFVDDFPRTTSGKIQKFKIKEELEKRGVVPTRPMTS